A portion of the Podospora pseudoanserina strain CBS 124.78 chromosome 2, whole genome shotgun sequence genome contains these proteins:
- a CDS encoding hypothetical protein (EggNog:ENOG503P7GV), which produces MGLRLYQAPVESDIQSKPAAEKSSAEARSTIRRHRLVRGYHSTRDHAREQVRERRRRVLEDAIWEPRRSPTLEPPPVPAVAHIAAVPVAGGNPNRRRLVNDTHWDPEQPRRRSPALEPPTDAASRYGRRRAYVGLDDRVITMFGERWAHLHAGSNPSQTQTDDDNSPILPRPTDSQLAAQDAYSNFQRRDRYMSRIEPLPMVSSLRSTQAPNHPSRSSTTSPAGAAPPFSRPASNTRGESYIFGDETSNPYTAGRRWVESRRQERAQRSGSTLLVPPAVGHGAAGIDGLGDRSRSLSPDGDNAWETLLTTIAPDPQPPSVGSSFASATASAAATQSTVAASSRTSFTNPQTVEVELASGCDNSDTDEDELEDDIRNFILPRARSTGRSWADVAGRSGSSSDDPSVFGGVEVMQRLVRSLAQREDIPDDWWAEVGLSRTLSRETSAN; this is translated from the exons ATGGGTCTCCG GTTGTACCAAGCGCCGGTCGAGTCGGACATCCAATCCAAGCCTGCCGCTGAAAAAAGTTCGGCAGAAGCGCGCTCGACCATTCGCCGGCACCGTCTTGTCCGGGGATACCACAGCACGCGCGACCACGCACGGGAACAGGTCCGCgagcgccgccgccgcgtTCTCGAGGATGCCATCTGGGAACCCCGCCGATCACCCACCCTAGAGCCGCCTCCCGTTCCTGCTGTTGCGCATATAGCAGCAGTTCCAGTTGCAGGGGGCAATCCCAACCGTCGCCGCCTTGTCAATGACACCCATTGGGATCCTGAGCAACCACGGCGCCGGTCACCCGCTCTAGAGCCACCCACCGATGCTGCTTCCAGATATGGCCGTCGTCGCGCCTACGTAGGGCTCGATGACCGAGTCATCACCATGTTTGGTGAGCGCTGGGCTCACCTGCACGCCGGCTCGAATCCCAGTCAAACACAAACCGATGACGACAATTCCCCCATCTTACCTCGGCCAACCGATTCGCAGTTAGCTGCACAGGATGCCTACAGCAACTTTCAACGCCGCGATCGTTACATGTCTCGTATTGAACCGCTTCCCATGGTGTCCAGCCTCCGGAGTACCCAGGCACCCAATCATCCG TCGCGGAGCTCCACTACATCCCCGGCGGGAGCTGCTCCTCCCTTCAGCAGACCAGCTTCGAACACACGGGGCGAATCGTACATTTTTGGTGATGAAACCTCAAATCCTTACACAGCCGGCCGTCGATGGGTTGAGTCCCGTCGGCAGGAACGCGCTCAGCGCAGCGGGTCAACCCTTCTTGTTCCCCCGGCTGTTGGCCATGGTGCGGCGGGCATTGATGGCCTCGGTGACCGTAGCAGAAGTCTTAGTCCCGATGGCGACAATGCATGGGAGACGCTGTTGACCACGATTGCTCCGGATCCGCAGCCCCCGAGCGTCGGCTCTTCCTTCGCTTCTGCTACAGCATCGGCGGCTGCGACACAGAGCACCGTTGCTGCCTCTTCCAGGACCTctttcaccaacccccagaCCGTCGAGGTGGAGCTCGCGTCGGGATGCGACAATTCCGACACagacgaggacgagctcGAGGATGATATTAGAAATTTTATCCTTCCCCGCGCTCGTAGCACCGGACGGTCATGGGCAGACGTTGCCGGGCGtagcggcagcagcagcgacgaCCCCTCGGTCTTTGGTGGAGTTGAGGTGATGCAGCGGCTCGTCCGCAGCCTTGCTCAACGTGAGGATATTCCAGACGACTGGTGGGCAGAGGTGGGACTGAGCAGGACTTTGTCCCGCGAGACCTCGGCCAACTGA
- the FOL3_1 gene encoding folylpolyglutamate synthase (BUSCO:EOG09260KM4; COG:H; EggNog:ENOG503NU4B): MIDLGLARIGRLIKHTPQTWKAIHVAGTNGKGSICAYISAMLNAKGISCARFTSPHLVDRWDCIAINGKPVSESLFLEVEKQVKQRDVSENIGASEFELLTATAFEIFNRQKVEYGVVEVGLGGRLDATNTLKQKSVTVISKIGLDHQSFLGNTIEEIALQKAGIIRQGVPCVVDGSNQQSVLQLIEQHAKETGASLQFPNATAVAEELAKSGETFEPHQIQNLAAAHLAFRLACPEHDAPLTSLLPAIKQLKWPGRLQKMSLENITGRQQDVLLDGAHNTQSAEALSGYVQRHLRSSGNPITWALAATQGKDMNGILSLLLQPGDQVVAVRFEPVDGMPWVKAADPKELLDLATQHGVDQSSVYSAGENVKDALIKASEMAGERPVVIAGSLYLVSSVLRLLREKSQDSSENAIWS; encoded by the coding sequence atgATTGATCTAGGGTTGGCCCGCATTGGCCGTCTCATCAAGCACACACCCCAGACGTGGAAGGCCATCCATGTGGCCGGCACCAACGGCAAAGGCTCCATATGCGCCTACATCTCGGCCATGCTCAACGCCAAAGGCATATCATGCGCCAGGTTCACCTCCCCTCACTTGGTCGACCGGTGGGACTGCATTGCCATCAATGGCAAGCCCGTGTCGGAATCCTTGTTTCTTGAAGTTGAGAAGCAGGTGAAGCAGAGGGATGTGAGCGAGAATATTGGCGCAAGCGAGTTTGAACTCCTGACCGCGACTGCCTTTGAGATCTTCAACCGCCAAAAAGTCGAATACGGAGTTGTCGaagttggtcttggtggcagGCTAGATGCGACGAATACACTCAAACAGAAATCGGTTACCGTTATTTCCAAGATTGGTCTTGATCACCAGTCTTTCCTGGGAAACACCATTGAGGAGATTGCACTTCAGAAAGCAGGAATTATCCGCCAGGGTGTACCCTGTGTGGTGGATGGCAGCAACCAGCAGTCAGTTCTGCAGTTAATAGAACAGCATGCTAAGGAAACAGGGGCATCATTGCAGTTTCCCAACGCGACAGCTGTTGCGGAAGAGCTTGCGAAGTCAGGAGAGACCTTTGAGCCACACCAAATCCAGAACCTGGCAGCTGCTCATCTGGCCTTCCGTCTGGCTTGCCCAGAGCATGATGCCCCGTTAACAAGTCTTCTGCCCGCTATCAAGCAGCTCAAATGGCCTGGTCGCCTCCAAAAGATGAGTCTCGAAAACATCACCGGCCGTCAGCAAGACGTGCTCTTAGACGGCGCTCACAACACCCAGTCAGCTGAGGCACTGTCTGGCTACGTCCAAAGACACCTTCGTTCTTCAGGAAATCCAATAACCTGGGCGCTGGCCGCCACGCAAGGCAAGGATATGAACGGGATTCTCAGTCTGTTACTCCAACCTGGTGATCAAGTCGTTGCTGTCAGGTTCGAACCTGTGGACGGAATGCCCTGGGTTAAAGCAGCCGATCCCAAGGAGCTCCTCGACTTGGCCACTCAACATGGTGTCGACCAGTCATCGGTCTACAGCGCCGGAGAGAACGTAAAAGACGCCTTAATTAAAGCATCCGAGATGGCAGGCGAAAGGCCAGTAGTAATAGCGGGGAGCCTCTACCTCGTGTCCAGTGTCTTGAGGCTCTTGCGTGAGAAGTCTCAAGATTCTAGTGAAAATGCCATCTGGTCTTGA
- the FOL3_2 gene encoding folylpolyglutamate synthase (COG:H; EggNog:ENOG503NU4B): MTTPNHLVIVCGHGIYLGGPQNGHDESEWLIEPYKKGETPTFMAHIKAGADVVNSDPRSVLVFSGAATRPETHLSEAKSYCNLALDNNYFPPTLVGSRVLLEERALDSYFNILFSLILYWRQHPSNHWPERITVVSHEFKRTRLVDGHCAAVGFPLDRVTFLGINPPSLKVEDQASNQLTLGQWEQDPHGASLDLLAKRQKRNIWGVSQALFLDKNEATKAGLEGQIRTSKDGSQTLLDYKGCIRPWAT, encoded by the exons ATGACAACCCCCAATCACCTCGTCATAGTCTGCGGCCACGGCATCTACCTCGGCGGTCCGCAAAACGGCCATGACGAATCAGAATGGCTCATTGAACCGtacaaaaagggggaaacGCCCACTTTCATGGCGCATATCAAAGCCGGGGCGGATGTTGTGAATTCTGATCCGAGATCAGTGTTGGTGTTTTCTGG AGCCGCAACCCGCCCAGAAACGCACCTCTCCGAGGCAAAATCCTACTgcaacctcgccctcgacaacaactacttccccccaaccctcgtGGGATCCCGTGTGCTGCTGGAGGAACGAGCCCTCGATTCCTATTTCAACATCTTGTTCTCTTTGATCCTCTACTGGCGGCAGCACCCGTCAAATCACTGGCCGGAACGCATCACCGTCGTCTCCCACGAGTTCAAGCGCACTCGTCTTGTCGACGGCCACTGCGCAGCTGTTGGATTCCCTCTAGACCGGGTAAccttcctcggcatcaacccccccagcctCAAAGTCGAAGACCAAGCCAGCAACCAGCTCACCCTCGGTCAATGGGAACAAGACCCCCACGGTgccagccttgacctcctcgccaaaaGGCAAAAGAGAAACATCTGGGGTGTCAGCCAAGCCCTGTTCCTTGATAAAAACGAAGCCACAAAGGCAGGACTGGAAGGACAAATCAGGACTTCAAAAGACGGCTCTCAAACATTGCTCGACTACAAAGGCTGCATCCGTCCCTGGGCTACGTGA
- a CDS encoding hypothetical protein (EggNog:ENOG503NYIJ), with protein sequence MSNNSGNQNTSGLPPCPFISVSTRPITGLQVDIYGLAELSPSVHHVSILWLHHQRTRNKESMRDIASRCIAAWNSFSHHQNTHSPHNTPQTERRGLIAIAYDQRNHGTRLVDDRVNGSWREGNENHAVDMFGGIRGMVVDQGLLIDVVEGCLWPRGEKRVDQHLGLGVSLGGHSVWELMFADRRVRAGVCVIGCPDFMNLMSDRARLSKLSTYSAQDDGASFLGSRDFPPSLIKACNQYDPKAILFGPHPVPDQPQQTRQELIRQTILYERLQGKKLLVCSGGVDKLVPPRCSEPFMNWLKSAAVNPPSPSFDKEQRFWVDDRIYPGVGHEFSSEMVKDAVQFIVGAVMGAGEDRYNPETREEQRSGREGFVPSPNI encoded by the exons ATGTCCAATAACTCCGGGAACCAGAACACGTCCGGCTTGCCGCCCTGCCCCTTCATCTCAGTCTCCACCCGTCCCATCACCGGCCTCCAAGTCGATATCTACGGCCTGGCCGAGCTCTCTCCCTCTGTGCACCACGTCTCCATCCTCTGGCTTCACCACCAGCGCACAAGGAATAAGGAGTCGATGAGGGATATCGCCTCTCGTTGTATCGCTGCTTGGAACAGtttttctcatcatcagaATACGCATTCCCCCCATAATACACCCCAaacggagaggagggggttgatagCCATTGCGTATGACCAGAGGAATCACgggacgaggttggtggatgaCAGGGTGaatgggagctggagggaggggaacgAGAATCATGCGGTGGATATGTTTGGTGGGAtaagggggatggtggtggatcaGGGGTTGTTGATTGACGTTGTGGAGGGGTGCTTGTggccgaggggggagaagagggtggatCAGcatctggggttgggggttagTTTGGGGGGGCATAGTGTTTGGGAGCTGATGTTTGCGGataggagggtgagggcgggGGTTTGTGTGATTGGGTGTCCGGATTTTATGA ACTTGATGAGCGATCGGGCGAGGTTGTCAAAGCTGAGTACGTACTCTGCTCAGGATGACGGGGCGAGTTTTCTGGGGAGTAGGGATTTCCCTCCGAGCTTGATCAAGGCTTGCAATCAGTACGACCCCAAAGCTATCCTCTTCGGCCCGCATCCTGTCCCCGACCAGCCGCAGCAGACGAGGCAGGAGCTCATCCGGCAAACCATCCTTTATGAACGCCTCCAAGGAAAGAAGCTACTTGTCTGCTCGGGCGGAGTGGACAAGTTGGTACCACCCAGGTGTTCAGAACCCTTCATGAACTGGCTCAAATCCGCGGCAGTGAACCCTCCGTCCCCATCGTTCGATAAGGAACAGCGATTCTGGGTCGATGATAGGATTTACCCTGGGGTGGGCCACGAGTTCAGCAGCGAGATGGTCAAGGATGCGGTGCAGTTTATTGTCggggcggtgatgggagcgggagaggaCAGGTACAACCCCGAGACGAGGGAGGAACAGAGGAGTGGTAGGGAAGGTTTTGTGCCTAGCCCAAATATTTGA
- a CDS encoding hypothetical protein (COG:A; EggNog:ENOG503P29Y): MSVVYEARNFMHESDYPPMDEHHHEHHEHHDAAAAAEVDRFAETHDAVVNELAHVASFAEQAAPFVDAKNFVDVTVSTEETPSLDLAPPAPAPTLAVKEDSPVATSPQRSKAIPKPHREETKNHEGKFICTYPSCGEETRTFSRKCEWNKHMDKHDRPYKCLALGCEKLPGFTYSGGLLRHEREVHQKHGGPKNSFNCPHQNCKRATGKGFSRQENLNEHLRRVHTQNGGSPEGDADDAASDHVSTALVLGPAKRKRDDQGDETERLREEIKRLRQEKEELQKQVQMQNQQTADFLARIHQLEAERAVAAAVPMEASSLVAATSQLI, translated from the exons ATGAGCGTGGTATATGAGGCCCGCAACTTCATGCATGAGAGCGACTATCCGCCCATGGATGAGCACCACCACGAGCACCACGAGCACCacgatgctgctgctgctgccgaaGTCGACCGCTTCGCTGAGACTCACGATGCTGTGGTGAACGAGCTCGCTCACGTCGCCAGTTTTGCTGAGCAAGCCGCTCCCTTTGTTGATGCCAAGAACTTCGTCGACGTGACGGTCTCGACTGAGGAGACCCCCAGCCTCGACCtggctcctccagctcctgccCCCACCCTGGCCGTGAAGGAAGACTCGCCTGTTGCGACTTCTCCTCAGCGAAGCAAGGCCATCCCAAAACCACATCGGGAGGAGACAAAGAACCACGAGGGCAAGTTCATCTGCACATATCCGTCATGTGGTGAGGAGACCAGAACCTTCAGCCGCAAATGCGAGTGGAA CAAGCACATGGACAAGCATGACCGGCCATATAAATGTCTGGCTCTAGGATGTGAGAAGCTGCCAGGCTTCACTTATTCGGGTGGTCTATTGCGCCATGAGCGCGAAGTCCACCAGAAGCATGGCGGCCCCAAGAACTCGTTCAACTGTCCACATCAAAACTGCAAGCGTGCCACCGGCAAAGGCTTCTCTCGTCAGGAAAATCTCAACGAGCACCTCCGGCGTGTGCATACGCAAAATGGAGGGTCGCCAGAAGGAGATGCAGATGATGCTGCCAGCGATCACGTCTCAACAGCGCTCGTTCTAGGTCCAGCCAAGCGCAAACGTGACGACCAGGGCGATGAGACGGAACGTCTTCGGGAAGAGATCAAGAGGCTGcggcaggagaaggaggagctgcagaAGCAGGTCCAGATGCAGAACCAGCAGACAGCCGACTTTCTGGCACGGATCCACCAACTCGAAGCCGAGCgggcggtggcggcagcGGTCCCGATGGAAGCGAGTTCCCTTGTTGCAGCCACGTCACAACTGATTTAG
- a CDS encoding hypothetical protein (COG:E; EggNog:ENOG503NXU2) — protein MADVVKLPEPFASIPRTPLTLGPSPIHPLPRLSSHLGGKVNIYAKREDLNSALAFGGNKTRKLEYLLPEALSQGCDTLISIGGIQSNHTRQVTAAAAFLGLNVSLIQEDWVPGWEDASYEKVGNIQLSRLMGADVHVIKTENFGIGHKESLKKLRRRLEGEGRRVYYIPAGASDHPLGGLGFARWVWELEQQEREMGVWFGTLVVCAVTGSTLAGVIAGVKHQELKGGGRKRRVVGIDASARPKETFEQVLRIARQTGVKLGLEEGDINEGDVTLDERFHGGVYGVPDGKTVEAIKLGAGLEGFITDPVYEGKSLAGLVGMVKGGEIREGENVLFAHLGGQVALSAYGDMV, from the exons ATGGCGGACGTTGTCAAGCTCCCTGAACCCTTTGCTTCCA tcccccgaacccccctcaccctcggcccctccccaatccaccccctcccccgcctctcctcccatCTCGGGGGCAAAGTAAACATCTACGCCAAACGCGAAGACCTCAACTCTGCCCTCGCTTTTGGCGGGAACAAGACCCGCAAACTGGAGTACCTTCTCCCCGAAGCCCTCTCCCAAGGCTGCGAcaccctcatctccatcgGCGGCATCCAATCCAACCACACCCGCCAagtcaccgccgccgccgccttcctcggCTTGAACGTCTCCCTCATCCAAGAAGACTGGGTCCCCGGATGGGAAGATGCGTCGTATGAAAAAGTCGGGAATATACAACTGTCCCGTCTGATGGGCGCAGATGTCCACGTGATAAAAACAGAGAATTTCGGGATTGGGCACAAGGAGAGCCTGAAAAaattgaggaggaggctggagggggaggggaggagggtgtacTACATCCCGGCGGGGGCGTCTGACCACCCCTTGGGGGGGTTAGGTTTTGcgaggtgggtttgggagctGGAACAGCAGgaaagggagatgggggtgtggTTTGGGACGTTGGTGGTTTGTGCTGTGACTGGGAGCACACTGGCGGGGGTGATTGCGGGGGTTAAGCATCAGGAGTtgaaagggggtgggagaaagaggagggtggttggGATTGATGCGAGTGCTAGGCCTAAGGAGACGTTTGAGCAGGTGTTGCGGATAGCGAGGCAGACGGGGGTGAAActggggctggaggagggggatatcAACGAAGGGGATGTGACACTGGATGAGAGGTTTCATGGGGGGGTTTATGGTGTTCCGGACGGGAAGACGGTGGAAGCGATCAAGCTTGGGGCCGGGCTGGAGGGGTTTATCACTGATCCTGTCTATGAGGGGAAGAGTTTGGCGGGTTTagttgggatggtgaaggggggggagatacgagagggggagaatgtGTTGTTTGCGCATTTGGGGGGTCAGGTTGCGTTGAGTGCTTATGGGGATATGGTTTAG
- a CDS encoding hypothetical protein (COG:G; EggNog:ENOG503NYMW): MTSHDPNPPSPPADLKAGLGGTGHINIASPAQEPIQDYPIERVEQVYRKLDLRIIPAFWVLYFLNSAIRSNIGIAQTMNASVKHDLVSVLGLTPKDVSTALALFYVSYVLFDLPSNLIMSRLSPRVWMARIVIAVGIIGTCFTAVNDAWSLKLLRFLLGVVIAGMWPGMAYYLTLFYPPSRTGKRIGMYFTAAQVSAAVVGLVSAGFQQMDGLGGLVGFRWMFLIYGLLGVILGVGLLWWLPDRPLAPGEVREKSWWVKWLPPSPEALTGEDAMVHYHDLRRVYHARPWTLKDLWFVLLDWRLWPLVLMYFGVVGVGIGTQLYGSVIIASINSNFTGVQVSLLFAPIWIMDLIAILLVTPISDRFHKYRPLFFSAAVCVQIAGLLTVTFALDNQWGRYGGLLLIGFGLGPTVPICMAWTNEIFQKRHREVGVATASALVSGLGNLGSIVTTYALYTGWPEDAAPGRYRYRNSNFVMIGILCMSIASSFVMIALLKIFGNEPSNKIAGSDGNDSGEEILDGAARREVHQRGFSRLIK; the protein is encoded by the exons ATGACATCCCACGATCCAAAcccgccttctcccccagccGACCTCAAGGCTGGTTTGGGCGGCACAGGTCACATCAACATCGCCTCTCCTGCTCAAGAACCCATCCAAGACTACCCCATTGAGCGGGTAGAGCAGGTGTACCG caaACTCGACCTCCGCATCATCCCCGCCTTCTGGGTCCTCTACTTCCTCAACTCCGCCATCCGCTCCAACATCGGCATAGCCCAAACAATGAACGCCTCCGTCAAGCACGACCTCGTCTCGGTCCTCGGGCTCACCCCCAAAGACGTCTCCACCGCCCTGGCACTCTTTTATGTCTCCTACGTGCTGTTTGACCTCCCCTCCAATCTCATCATGAGCCGTCTCTCCCCTCGGGTCTGGATGGCGCGTATTGTCATTGCTGTCGGTATCATCGGGACGTGCTTCACAGCCGTGAACGACGCCTGGTCTCTCAAGCTGTTGAGGTTTCTGCTGGGTGTGGTGATTGCGGGCATGTGGCCTGGTATGGCGTATTATCTCACCTTGTTCTACCCACCGAGCAGAACGGGCAAGAGGATCGGGATGTATTTCACCGCTGCGCAGGTTTCTGCCgcggtggttgggttggtgtcgGCGGGGTTCCAGcagatggatgggttgggggggttggtgggtttTAGGTGGATGTTCTTGATTtatgggttgttgggggtgattttgggggttgggttgctgtggtggttgcctGACCGGCCTTTGGCTccgggggaggtgagggagaagagtTGGTGGGTGAAGTGGTTGCCGCCGAGTCCGGAGGCGCTGACGGGGGAGGATGCGATGGTGCATTATCATgatttgaggagggtgtaTCATGCCAGGCCGTGGACGTTGAAGGATCTGtggtttgtgttgttggactGGCGGTTGTGgccgttggtgttgatgtactttggggttgttggggtgggtaTTGGGACGCAGTTGTACGGGAGCGTGATTATTGCTTCGATCAACTCGAACTTTACGGGGGTGCAGGTTAGCTTGCTGTTTGCGCCTATTTGGATT ATGGACTTGATCGCTattctcctcgtcaccccTATTTCGGATCGGTTCCACAAGTaccgcccccttttcttctcggcggccGTTTGTGTTCAGATCGCCGGGCTGCTCACTGTCACCTTTGCTTTGGACAACCAATGGGGCAGATACGGCGGTTTGTTGCTCATCGGATTTGGCCTCGGTCCCACGGTTCCCATTTGTATGGCCTGGACCAACGAGATCTTCCAGAAGCGTCACCGCGAAGTTGGTGTTGCTACTGCTTCCGCCTTGGTATCTGGCCTTGGCAACCTTGGAAGCATTGTCACGACATACGCCTTGTACACTGGCTGGCCCGAGGACGCGGCCCCGGGACGGTACCGCTACCGCAACAGCAACTTTGTCATGATTGGTATTCTCTGCATGAGTATCGCCAGCAGCTTCGTCATGATTGCTCTGCTCAAGATCTTTGGCAATGAGCCCAGCAACAAGATTGCTGGTAGTGACGGCAACGACTCTGGAGAGGAGATTTTGGATGGTGCTGCTCGTCGTGAGGTGCACCAGCGCGGTTTCAGCCGCTTGATCAAATAA